One stretch of Passer domesticus isolate bPasDom1 chromosome 2, bPasDom1.hap1, whole genome shotgun sequence DNA includes these proteins:
- the MTNR1B gene encoding melatonin receptor type 1B isoform X2, with protein MLENGSLRNCCDPGGRGRLGLAEREAAAAGAPRPAWVVPVLSSVLIFTTVVDILGNLLVILSVFKNRKLRNSVCAGTPRRSVTLPSAPPLRSPRAPSCPPSGSAGRSVAPNEALCGLYGAPEEGNRCHPAAKSVPKAVGRVKEELLKLAQESPTVLCMRGEAAQPALWTPHQSSR; from the exons ATGCTGGAGAACGGCTCCCTGAGGAACTGCTGTGACCCGGGCGGGCGCGGCCGCCTCGGCTTGGCGgagcgggaggcggcggcggcgggcgcccCGCGGCCCGCCTGGGTGGTGCCGGTGCTGTCCAGCGTGCTGATCTTCACCACCGTGGTGGACATCCTGGGCAACCTGCTGGTCATCCTCTCCGTCTTCAAGAACCGCAAGCTTCGGAACTCAG TGTGTGCAGGGACTCCCAGGCGCTCCGTCACCCTCCCCAGCGCGCCGCCTCTGCGCTCCCCTCGGGCTCCGTCCTGCCCTCCGTCCGGGAGCGCAGGTCGTTCCGTGGCTCCTAATGAGGCATTATGTGGTCTCTATGGAGCTCCCGAAGAGGGGAATCGGTGCCATCCGGCGGCAAAAAGCGTGCCCAAAGCCGTCGGAAGAGTGAAGGAGGAGCTTTTAAAACTTGCTCAAGAGTCCCCCACGGTGCTGTGCATGCGTGGGGAGGCGGCTCAGCCCGCTCTCTGGACCCCTCATCAGAGTTCACGGTAG